From Micropterus dolomieu isolate WLL.071019.BEF.003 ecotype Adirondacks unplaced genomic scaffold, ASM2129224v1 contig_12900, whole genome shotgun sequence, one genomic window encodes:
- the LOC123966199 gene encoding tumor necrosis factor receptor superfamily member 14-like, which translates to LICICSGTAFTDTECSDCSSGTFSNGTFTSCLPHTQCESIDLQLKAGTASTDAECGEQSSDRTGAVIAAAVGGILFLLISGAVAKWYLSRKRKKWHPNRRRKTNADSPQLPVNGAETSEILNRSQQQEETEHI; encoded by the exons CTAATCTGTATTTGTTCAGGAACAGCATTCACAGACACCGAGTGCTCTGACTGCAGCAGTGGAACATTTTCAAATGGGACATTTACGTCCTGTCTGCCGCACACACA ATGTGAATCAATAGATCTGCAGCTGAAAGCAGGAACTGCTTCAACTGATGCTGAATGTGGAGAACAAAGTTCAGACAGGACAGGAGCTGTGATCGCTGCTGCTGTTGGGgggattctttttttattaatatctgGAGCTGTAGCTAAATGGTACCTTtccaggaaaagaaaaaaatggcaTCCAAACAGAC gaagaaaaacaaatgcagacAGTCCCCAACTG CCGGTGAATGGAGCAGAAACATCAGAGATTTTAAACAGAAGTCAACAGCAG GAGGAGACAGAGCACATATAA